The segment CGCATTACCTATTGTGATTAAGACAATTGCAAGTAACATCATGGATAAATGTTCCATTTTCCAGTAACGTTGTATCGCAACGGAACTATCACCTTTGTACCAATCATGCATAAAATAGATCACTAAACCTAAAACCAATTGAATATGCGCACTGATCAAAGCGAACACATTTAACTTACGGTTCCCTTCAGTATATGGTTTCTTACCCACATATCCCATTAATGCATTAATAAAAGCAACCAGCAATAAGATGATTACTAAATAACGCCATCCAGAGTGCGCACTCTTCAAGATTTCATAAATACCCATAACAAGTTTTTTCTTCAAAAATAAGAAATTAATGCTTGCTTATAAGATCAGCAGCCTTTTATTGGTATTTAGAATCATTATAAGGTCTGACTGAAATTTGTCTTTACAATCCCTCTTGCTAAATCGGCCGTAACAAAATCCATTGGGATTACGCCATACCTGCCACTGATGTTGCCAACAAAGTAGGCTGCAATTTTTGGGTTAACTGAATTGTGTACTGCATTGATATCAGGAATACCAAAAATAAGTGATTTGTATCCGCTGCTATAGTTTAAATACAGTCTGTTAGAATGATCAGCATGTGCAGCATCCAATTGTGTTTTTACCCTGGTCCATTTGGTATCTACATTGGAAACTTTATATTCGTCCTGTACGCTCAGATTCGCTGCCGGGTTATTAATATCAAAAGTGGTATTATCTCCCCACTGCGTAGCATCTATCCCTTTTGCATTTCCTGAACCAAATCTTCTCAGCAGTTTAATTTTACCACGGATAGCAGAAAGTTTCGAAATCCCGGTACCCAGATCCCATTTAGTAGCATTTTCCTGCACGTAGCTATCAAAAGTCTGTTCAAAGCTTCGTGTATTATCAGCAGCCGTGTGTTCTTCCTTTACGCTCATGATAATGGTTTCTGAGGGATTTGCATTCAGGAAGTCAATACATTCCTTTAAAACGTCGCTATAGTTCAAATTCTGGTAGATAGCACCGTGATGAATAGCAAAGCTATTGTTAATATGTCTGCATCTGACATCCAGATACCGCACACCAGCATTTAACTGTTCTGCTATACTCAGCGTCTGACATTTTGCGGTACCAGATATAGGTTCAACCCGTGCACCTGAGTCATGTGTTCCAGGAATTGATATCTGCGCAATGTTTGTAGTGTCTGGCAGGAAACTCATCCAGTTATTAAGCGAGTAATTTGGCAAAGCATTTTGCTTTGTCATTGCGCTTTCGTTTCTCGTTGCAGGAGCATTATCCTGAATTCCTTGTTTCTTACAAGAGGTCATGGTGAATACACCAATTGCCATTAAGAAAAGCTGTAGTTTTCCGTTGTTGTTCATAAATTGTTTTTCGGTTAGATTGTTGTGAAAATACGATTTTTTTTATCGTTATTCTATACCACGAAGCTACCCTTGAATTGTTAATTTACTACGCACAACGGATTAAGTTTAAAACTAAAAAGGGTAATCCGCCTCCGGATCACCCTAATTAACTAACTTATTAAAATAAAAAAACTGGCTGTTGGGGAAGGAGTCGAACC is part of the Pedobacter cryoconitis genome and harbors:
- a CDS encoding phosphatidylinositol-specific phospholipase C — translated: MNNNGKLQLFLMAIGVFTMTSCKKQGIQDNAPATRNESAMTKQNALPNYSLNNWMSFLPDTTNIAQISIPGTHDSGARVEPISGTAKCQTLSIAEQLNAGVRYLDVRCRHINNSFAIHHGAIYQNLNYSDVLKECIDFLNANPSETIIMSVKEEHTAADNTRSFEQTFDSYVQENATKWDLGTGISKLSAIRGKIKLLRRFGSGNAKGIDATQWGDNTTFDINNPAANLSVQDEYKVSNVDTKWTRVKTQLDAAHADHSNRLYLNYSSGYKSLIFGIPDINAVHNSVNPKIAAYFVGNISGRYGVIPMDFVTADLARGIVKTNFSQTL
- a CDS encoding cytochrome B → MKKKLVMGIYEILKSAHSGWRYLVIILLLVAFINALMGYVGKKPYTEGNRKLNVFALISAHIQLVLGLVIYFMHDWYKGDSSVAIQRYWKMEHLSMMLLAIVLITIGNARSKRGATALAKHKTIFIYFGLALLLITIAIFTMVRLDPTRHLFGM